The sequence CCAGCGGGCTGATGACCAGCGGCATATCCACCAGGAAGGTGGGGCTTTGCAGCTCAGGCTCGATGTACTCGCCGCTCAGCTTGTCCAGCAGCTTGTAGTCGGGCACCTTGCGCATCTCGGGGTGCTTTTCGTCGGCCCAGGCCCGCAGCTTGCCCAGGTCCAGCGGATCAAAATCCAGGCCCGCTTTTTCACGCAGCGCGGTCACGAAGTCCAGGCGCTTAAACGGCAGGCTGAAATCCAGCTCGCGGCCCTGATAGGTGATTTTCTCGCTGCCGCCCGTGACTTCCTTCACCAGGCCGTTCAGCATCCGCTCCACCAGTTCCATCATGTCGTTGTAGTCGCCATAGGCGAAATAGGCTTCCAACATGGTGAATTCGGGGTTGTGGGTACGGTCAATGCCCTCGTTGCGGTAGTTGCGCCCGATTTCGTACACCCGCTCGAAGCCGCCCACCAGCAGCCGCTTGAGGTACAGCTCCAGGCTAATACGCAGGCTGAAATCGTGGCTCAGCGCCTTGTGGTGCGTCTGGAACGGGGTGGCCTCGGTGCCGCCCGGCACGGTTTGCAGGGTGGGGCCTTCCACTTCCATAAAGCCCTGGCTGTCCAGGAAGTTGCGGATGTAGCGGATGGCCTGTGAGCGGGTGCGGAACGCTTCACGGCGCTCGGGATTCACGATGAGGTCAAGGTAGCGGCGGCGGGCACGCAGCTCCTCGTCCTGAAGGCCGCCGAACTTGGTGGGCAGCGGGTGCAGGCTCTTGACCAGTGGTTGCCACTCGGTCACGTGCAGGGTCAGCTGGCCGGTCTTGGTGACGAAGGGATAGCCCTTCACGCCGATGATGTCACCCAGGTCAATCTTCTTGGTGGCGGCGAAACTTTCCAGGTCACTCTTGGAGAAGAACACCTGCAGGCTGCCCCACTCGTCTTGCAGCTCAGCAAAAGCGGCCTTGCCCATGTGTCGCAGCAGGGTGATGCGCCCGGCCAGCGAGTAGCTTTCTTCGGGCCACTCCTGGCCCGGCTCCCACTTGCCGTCCTCAGTCTGGGCAGGATGGGCGGACAGCACATCGCGGCTGTGGTGGGTCTGCGCGTAGGCGTATGGGTGCGCCTCGAAGCCGGCCTCCACCTGGGCGGCGAGGTTGTTCAGGCGGCTGACCGTCTGTTCGTGCAGGTGGCTGTAATCGGGGGTCTGGGGGGCGGACTGCTGGCCTTCGTCTGACATGGTCAGAAGTCTAAAGGATATGGCGGCGGGAAAAAGGCAGAAGGCCCGGAGAGCGCCCTCCCCTACCTTCTGCCTTTCGCATCTTGCCCCCGGCTTGCAGCCTAGTAGCTGACGCTCTTGACTTTGTACTTGACCTGCTTGCCGCCTTCCAGGTTCACCACGAAGGCGTCGCCCTCGCGGCGGCCCATCAGCTCGCGGCCCACCGGGCTGTCGTCGCTGATGCGGGGGGTCTTGTCGCCCCCGCGCACGCTGGCCTCGGCAGCGCTGACCACTTTCACGGTCATTTCCTTTTTGGCGGTTTCGTTGCTCAGCACCACGGTGGCGCCCAGGTTCACGGCGCCGTCGTCTGCACCGCCCTCAATCACGGTGGCGCGGGCCAGGGTGTCTTCCAGCTCCTCGATGCGGGCTTCCACCTGGCGCTTTTCACGCTTGGCGTCTTCCAGGCCGGTATCTTCCGAATCGGTGGAGTTCTCCATCTGCTCCTGCACGATGCGGGTAGCTTCGGTCAGGCGCTCTTGCTCCTGGGCCAGCGCCTTTTCCAGACGCTCGTAGCCTTCTTTGGTCAGCTTGATTTGCTTGGTGGTGTTGGGGTTGGTCACGCGGTTTCTCCTTATGCCCTTTTGCGGCCGGGTCCATTTCGCCTGAAGCAGTGTCGGGCACTGATGAGATGGGGGCCTGGCGGGACTGGGAACAGTTGGTCTCGAAACAGCTCCGGCCTCTGCCGCCCAGCAGAAAAAAGCCGCCTGGCCGGCATCTGAAAGAGCGCGGCGCATGGGGACTGACACTGGGAAGCGGAGGAAGGGCCAGAGGTGGACAAGATGACGTGCATTTTGTCACAGGCCCCGCCGTTTCACAATCTACCTTGCGGGGCTGAACCCCCCGGCAGGGTGGGGCCTTCCTACGGGGCCGGGGTCAGTCTTTCAGCAGGCTGCGGCTGATCACCACACGCTGAATCTCGTTGGTGCCTTCGTAAATCTGGTTGAGTTTGACGTCGCGCAGCAGCTTTTCCACAGGGTACTCGCCCACGTAGCCGTAGCCGCCATGAATCTGGATGGCCTCGTTGGCCGCATCAAAGGCCATATCCGAGCAGTACGCCTTGGCAATAGCGGATTCGTAGCCGTGGGGCAGGCCCTGGTCCACCAGCCAGGCAGCCTTGAGGTACATCAGGCGGCCGGTCTCGATGCCCATCGCCATGTCGGCCATCTTGAACTGCAGCGCCTGGAAACTGGAAATGGGCTTACCGAACGCCTCACGCTCCTTGGAGTACTTGACCGACTCGTCCAGGGCGCGGCGGGCCACGCCGACCGAGCCGGCGGCTACAGGAATGCGGGTCTTGTCCAGGGTCTTCATGGCAATCTTGAAGCCGTCGCCCAGGCCACCCAGCTGGTTTTCTCTGGGCACACGCACGTTCTCGAAGACCAGTTCGGAAGTCAGGGAAGCACGCTGGCCCATCTTGTGCTTGATTTTGTTGTAGCTGAATCCTGGGGCGTCTTTGGGGACCACCAGCGCCACCGTGGCCTTGTGGCCGGCGCCGCGCTCGGTGGTGGCGAAGACCACCGTCACTTCGGCCTCACCGCCGTTGGAAATCCACATCTTGGTGCCGTTGATGACCCACTCGTCACCGTCGAGCACAGCGGTGGTGTGCATTCCCGCCGCGTCGGAGCCGTTGTTGGGTTCCGAGAGCGCGAAAGCGGCCAGCGCCGGCTTTTCGACCAGGGGGCTCAGGAAGCGCTTTTGCTGCTCCTCGGTGCCGCCCACCAGAATGGGCGTGATGCCCAGCTCGGAGGCCATCATGATGGTGAACATCCCCATGCAGCCGTAGGCCAGCTCCTCACCGATGATGCACTCGTCCACCATGCCCAGCCCCAGGCCGCCGGCATGCTCGGGCACGGCCACGTTCAGCAGGCCCACCTCGTGTGCCTTCTTGATCACGTCCCAGGGCATTTCCTCGCGGCGGTCGTATTCCTCGGCCACCGGCATGATTTCCTTGCGCGCAAAGTCGCGGGCCAGCTGTTGCAGCTGCTTTTGTTCGTCGGTCAGGGAAAAATCAATCATGGCTACCTCTGCTGGAAAGGAGAAGGCGGGACCCGGGGCCAGCACCCCGGCAGGCCGGAATAAGAGTGAATCCGCCTGTGGGGGCGGACGGATTTTGGACTGAGTATAAAATACCCGAATTTCTGGTGCCCACAAGGTAGCACAGCGGGCCAAGCGTCCGGCCGGGCACGCACTGGATCTCCGGCCTGCTGCCTGACGTTCAGCTCAGGCGCCACACGCCGGCTTTAAGATGCGCCGCGCCGGGAAAATCCGCGCCCGGCTCCAGTGGCCTCACCGGCCCGGCCGCGCGGCGACCGGCCGCCTCCAGCCCCTGCGCGACCTGCCGCCCGAAGGCCCGCCCCGGGAGGCCAGCGTGGTTGGTCATCGCCAGCAGTTGACCGCCGGGAGCCAGCAGCAGTGCGGCGGCCTTCACCAGCGCGGCGTAGTCCTTTTCGGCCTGCCAGGTCTGGCGGCCACGCCGCGCAAAGCTGGGCGGGTCCAGAATCAGCAGGTCGAAGCGGTCGCCGCGCTTATGTAGCCGCCGCAGCCACTCGAACACGTCGCCGTACAGAAAGTCCTCGTCCGGGGCGCTCAGGCTGCTCAGGGCGTAGTTCTCCTGTCCCCAGGCCAGCACCCGGCGCGACAGGTCCACGTTCTTGACGCCCAGCGCTCCTCCTAGCGCCGCACTCAGGCCAAAGCCACAGGTATAAGCGAAGGTGTTCAGCACCCGCAGGCCCGCTGCGTGCGCCTGCACCCACTCGCGCATGGGCCGGGCGTCCGCAAAGAGCCCGACGCTCAGGTCACCGCCGGGCCGAAAAAGAAACGGCACACCGCGCTCCATAGCCACCGCTTCAGCCACGGCTGGCCCCCAGACCGGCTCCGGCGGGGCCAGATATTCCCGCTCGGTGTTGGCGCGGTGACTGGCCACTTCCGGCCGGCGCTTGAGGTAGAGCGTCTGAAGGCCCAGCTCCCGCAGAGGCTGCTCAAGTGCTTCCAACAGCGCTGCCTCCTGCATAGCGCTCAGCTCCCGGTACAGGCTCAGTACTCCAATCAGCCCGATTCGGTCCAGGCTGCACAGCCCACCCGTTTCGGTGGTGTGCAGCAGCCGGTAAAAGGTCGTGTCCTGGGCGGCCACCCCGGCCCGCACGGCAGCGGCGCGGCGGAGCGTGGCGGCCCAGTCCCAGTCGGTGTGCGGCAAAGTCATGGGCCAATCTTACCCGGGTGCTCTTAGCAGGGTGAGCCACGGGCAGCAGGGTGACACATGGACAGTACGGGGACCCACGAAAAACCCCCACCGGTGGGCGGGGGTACGGCAGGGAGAACTGAGGCCCTGTTCACTGTTCACTCAGGGGCGGCCGCCCAGCAGATACCACACCAGTGCCGTGGCGATGCCGGTCACCACCCAGAAGCGCTGCGTGACCTGGGTTTCGGGCCAGCCGCTCAGCTCGAAGTGATGCTGAATAGGCGACATCTTGAACACGCGGGTGCCCCGGGTCCTAAACGAAATCACCTGAATCACCACGCTCAGCACCGCCGCCACCGGAATGATGGCCGCGATGGGCAGCAGCCACACATCTCCGTACAGGATGTAAGCCCCGGCCGCAATCGCCCCGATGGCGTGCGACCCCATGTCACCCATAAATACTTTGGCGGGATGCGCGTTGAACCACAGGAAGCCCAGCAGCGCCGCAGCCAGCAGCGCACTGACCGGCGACACCGCAATGAACGGCAGCAGCACGATGATGGCGACCCCGGCCAGCAACCCGTCCAGTCCATCGGTGAAGTTAAAGGCGTTCACGGCCCCCACCATCACGAAGGTGTAGAGGATAATGTCACCCACCCACCCCAGCGAAGGCACCAGCTCATGGCTGGCGTAAGGAGCGGCCAGGTAGGCGAAGATGAGCGCGAACAGGATTTGCAGGGGGAACTTTTCGCGGGCCAGCAGTTCCTTTTTGCCGCTGCCTTTCATGCGCGACTGGATCTTGAACCAGTCGTCCAGGCCGCCCACCAGCCCCATGCCGAGGGCCGCCAGCACCAGCAGAGCTTCGCGCATATCGCCGCCCTGCCCGCTCAGGAAAAGGACCAGCCAGACCAGCAGCGTGACCAGGGTAAAGGCCACGCCGCCGGCAGTGGGGGTGCCTTCCTTGGCAAGGTGGCTCTGGGGACCGTCGGCGCGGATCGGCTGGCCCCACCCACGCTTCTTGGACTGCTGAATAAACAGACCGGTCAGAAACCAAGACAGCAGAGCGGCAATCAGCATAGGCGCTCCTGCAAGGTGCGGCCGGGGACAGGACAAAGTGAATCCAACATTGCTCTCTATTGTAATGGACCGCCGCCTGCTGGACTGACCTGGCGCGGCGGCCCGACTTTCCTAAAGGCCACTGACCAGCTCACGCGCCAGCAGCGGCCCCAGCAGGTAGCCCTTGCTGCCCAGGCCACTCAGCTCCCATTCACTGGCACCCACCTGCCCGGCCCGCAGCCCACTGAGGCGGGTGCCGCTCCAACTGCCGGTCACATCCAGCCCAGCCAGTGGACGCAGGCGCTGCCCTTTGTCCAGCAGCCAAGCCAATGAGGAAAGCGTGGACTCCGGAGGCGACCACGCGGCGGCAGGCCGCTCGAAGGTGGCCCCCAGTACGCCGCCCTGCGCCGCCGGAGCCAGATAAGCCCCGAAACTGAGCGGCTGTCCCCCTGGGGCCTGAGCCAGGGTCAGCAGCGTACCGGCGCGGTGACTCTGGATTTGGGAAGCATCTACACTCAGACGGCGCTCAGCACCAAAGCTTCCTCCACACCACAGCAAGGCGTCCGCCCTCAGCTCACGGCCATCCGCCAGCCGGGCGCGGCCCTCGGCGGCAGCCACCACTTTCCCCGTCACTTCCTGCGCGCCGGAAGCAGCCAGCAATGCCCGGCACAGCGCGGCGCCGTCCAGCCAGCCGCCTTCAGGCAAATGCAGCGCCGCATGCCAGCCAGAAGCCAGGTCACCGGCACGTTCGGGAAGCCACCACTCGTGTGGCAGGTCGGCCAGATTGCGCTGAAAACGGGCCTGGGTGGCGGCGTCGGGCACTGGGCGCAGTACCCCAGTCCGGCCGTGCGGCACTGTATATCCCTGCTCTGTCAACTGCCGTATCAGCGCCCAGGTGACTGCCAGCCCCTCGGCGGCGCGGGGCGGCACCCGGCCGGACTGACCCCGCACCGGGTTGAGCAGGGCCGAAGGAACCTCACTGGCTTTGGCCTGGCCCGCGTCCACCACCGTCACCCGCCAGCCGGACTGCGCCGCCCAGTAGGCCGCCGAGGCTCCGGCGATGCCGCCCCCCACCACCAGCAAACTGCGGCTCACTGCTGCACCTCCGCAGGCCGCACCGCACGCAGGAACTCGCGCTTACCCGGTGGGCCGGGCCGTTTTTCCACGTGCAGGCCGGCGGCCAGCAGGGCGCGGCGTACCTGCCCAGCTGCCGAATAGGTGGCCAGCACGCCCCCCGGAGCCAGCGCCCCCGCCACTCGCGCCAGGAACTCGTCCGACCACAGCTCGGGATTGGCCTGCGGTGAGAAGCCGTCCAGATATACGGCGTCGGCCCAACCACGCGGCAGCTCGGCTTCCAGGACGTCCAGCCGGCGCACCCGCAGCCGCTGCTCCTGCACCCCGATGGTCAGCTCACCGCCGGCCGGCGGCGGCCAGGCCAGCAGCAGTTCCTGCCACACGGGATGGCCCGCACCGGCTGCCCGGCTCTCTTCTCCCCCGGTCAGATGAGTCAGCACCTCGGCAGATACCGGGTCGTATTCATAGGCGAGGTAGTCCAGCGGCCGCCTTCCCCGCGCTGCCAGGGTGGCCCGCAGGTTCTGCCCTACACCGAAACCGATTTCCAGGACGCGGGCACGTGGGCAGCCCGCTACGCCAGTCCCCTCGACAAACACATGCCGCGCCTGGGTTTCGGCTCCATGCGCCGAGCCGTAGGTTTGCCCGAAGCGGCGGCTTTGCAGGGTCAGCGAACCGTCGGCAGTAGGTTGCAGGTCGGCAACACCCAGCTCGTGGGCGGTGGGCCGCTCAGATGACATACGGCCATGATAGGCCATGGCCGCAAAAAGGCCCCGCAGGCATAAGCCTGGGAGCCCTACAAGGACAGGAGCGGAGCGGCGGCACTGCCCCTAGGCCCAGTGCCCTAGCGCAGGTCGCCTTCCAGCTCGCTACGGTTGGCGACCAGATTCTGGGGGTCTTCAACGTCCAGCACTTCGCGGCGCAGGGTTACGGTCTGCTGCACTTCTTCAGAAACCGCCCGCTTCTCGAAGGACACTTCGCTGATGGGCACGATTTCCTTATGCACACTGGCCCGCTCGGTGCTCAGTTCAACCTGGTAGGTCTGGCCGGGTTGCAGCTCCTGGTCGCCCATCCGCACACGGCCAGCGCCCTCATGCACCAGAATTTCCAGATACTCGGAGCGCAGGGTCACCGGCACCATTTCCTCACGCTCGGTCACGACTTTGCGGACGGTCACGGCACCGCGCGATTCACGCACCACATCTACACGGGCGCGCTCCTCGTACAGCACTAGGCGGTCGGTCTGGTCGGCCAGCAGCCCAGCCGCTTCGGTGCGCAGGTCGCGCTCAGCACCCCGCTCGCCCTGGGCCGTCATATCTGCTTGGTCACCCACGGCTTCCAAGTGGCGTTCGCCTGGTTTCAGGTTGTCAGTCATGTCATTTCCTTTCCGGAATGCAGCGACGAAAAAAGGCGGGATAGACCCGCCCTTTCTCTACTGAAATTGCTTAGGAACGGCGGTTCAGATCGCTGTCAACGTCGATCTGGCCGTCGCGGTCCACGTCCAGCACTTCGCGGCCCACGGTTTCGGTCACGGTCTGGGTTTCGGTCACGGCACGCTTGCCGATTTCGACTTCCTCGGTGACGAAGGTTTCCTTGCCGATGTTGGCACGCTCGGCTTCCAGATCCACCTGCATGGTCTGCTGGCCTTCGCCCAGGCGGGCGCCCTGCACAGCGCGGCCATCGGTCACTTCGTGACGGGTGATAACCACTTCTTCACGCTGCAGGGGCACTTCAACCTGCTCCTGACGGGTTTCCACGTGCTTGCCGATACGCACGCTACCAGCCTTGAAGCGCTCCTTGTTGACGGTCAGGCGCTCTTCGAGCAGCTGCAGACGGTCAGGGGTGGCGTAAGCCTGCTGACGGTACTGTTCTTCGTCCATGTTGCCGCGCAGCACGCGCTCGTCGGCAACGAACTGGTCTTCGGTGTACTGGTCGTCGGTGTAGGCTTCGCCGTAGCGGTACTCCTGCATGGCGCCAACCTGGTCCTTGGTCAGGCTGTCGAAGTACACGCCGCTGTCGTCGATGCGGGCGTGGCCCACGGGCACCAGAACTTCCTTGCTGCTGAACCAGCCGCCAGCGTCCACGATCAGGAAGCGGATGGCGCCGGTGTTGGCCACAACCAGGGCGTCACGCACGCTGCCGATCTTCTCGCCGTTGGCGCCGTAAGCGGTAGCACCGATGGGGTTGAAGACATCGCTGTCGTTGAAGAAGGTCATTTGGTCATCGCGACTCAGGTCGGACAGGCGCACCAGCTGGTCGTTAATCATGTTCGTCATAAGAAGTACCTCCAGATACTTGAAGTCGTCACGGGAAAGCTCAGGGAATGTGATTCCCGTCTCCGTTACGCCGAGTAGTCTGCCGCAACCGCCCAGGACCTTGTTGAGTAGAAACTGTAGGTTTATTCAAGGCTGGGTTTAAGGAACCCATATTTATGAATCTGCCTTTAGGCCGGGCCAAAGTGCCGACGTGAGCGGCAGCTTTTCTGCTGCTCCTCCACCCACCCTCCTCTCAGGCCTTTCCTCTCAGAACAGGACAGTCCACTGCACTGCTTGCCCTGCTCCCCGCTGCTGGGTCAGCCGCGCTCCCTGCAGCAGATGTAGCCGTAGGGCTTCCGGAAGCCAGGGCAAGCACCCGGACGGCAACTGCGCCAGGTCGGCCCACTGCACGGCGTCCGTTTTGTCCAGTGGCCGGGGTTCACCCTGCCGGGCCCGCGCCCGGAAAAAAAACGCGGCGCCCCGCACTGCCGAACCCACTTCCCCGGCGGCATTTGCAGTTCCAGCAAAGGAGTCAAAGGAACTGACACCCAGGCTGCTCAGCTGCGCCGGGTCCAGCTCCAGCCCCACTTCCTCGCGGACTTCGCGTAAGGCGGCGGCCCGCAGGTCCTCGCCGGGCTCCACAGCGCCGCCGGGCAGGTTCCATAGCCCGTCGGCCACGCGCGCACCGCAGCGCCGAGCCAGCAGGACTCGGCCCTGAGCGTCCTGCACAGCGGTCCACACGAGCAGAAGCGGTGGGGGCATGGCGCACTATAGACCGTGTCCGACTTTCAGCACCGGACCCCCGGCCCTGAGACCGGTTTGCTATGCTCATGCGAACGTCGCAGGGGTGCCTGCCTGATCCGTACAGGGGTCAAGCAGGCTGAGACACACCCTTTGAACCTGAACTGGGTCATGCCAGCGGAGGAAGCGATGCAGGCACCGGCCCAGGCCCCACCCGCACTGCTCCTGTCCCCATAGACCCGAGGAGCATGCCATGAATCTAAAATCTGCCTTGAAGCCTGCCTTGACCCTGACCGCGCTCCTGAGCCTGAGCGCCTGCACTGCGCCCGAGCAGCAAACCGGAGCCCAACCGGATAAGCAGGCTTCGGCCGCGCAAGCGAGCAGCGCGGCGCAGACGGCCAGCGCCAGCCCTGTTCCTGAGACGGGCACTGGGACGACCACACCCACCGGCAACACCGACAAAATCGGCGGCACCCTGAAAGTCATCACGCACGATTCCTTTGCGCTGAGTGACGGGATGATCGAAGGCTTCGAGAAGAGCACCGGTGTGAACGTGGAACTGATCAAGGCTGGGGACGCCGGGCAGATGCTGAACCGCCTGATTCTGACCAAGCAGGCGCCGCTGGCCGACGTGGTGTACGGTCTGGACAACTCGATGCTGCCCCGTGCCCGCGCCGAAGACCTGCTGATGGCCTACCGCAGTCCGGCGCTGAGCGGCGTCCCCTCAGAACGCCGCTTGGATGAAAGCGGCCTGCTGAACACAGTGGACTACGGCGTGGTGGCGCTG is a genomic window of Deinococcus proteolyticus MRP containing:
- the lysS gene encoding lysine--tRNA ligase, yielding MSDEGQQSAPQTPDYSHLHEQTVSRLNNLAAQVEAGFEAHPYAYAQTHHSRDVLSAHPAQTEDGKWEPGQEWPEESYSLAGRITLLRHMGKAAFAELQDEWGSLQVFFSKSDLESFAATKKIDLGDIIGVKGYPFVTKTGQLTLHVTEWQPLVKSLHPLPTKFGGLQDEELRARRRYLDLIVNPERREAFRTRSQAIRYIRNFLDSQGFMEVEGPTLQTVPGGTEATPFQTHHKALSHDFSLRISLELYLKRLLVGGFERVYEIGRNYRNEGIDRTHNPEFTMLEAYFAYGDYNDMMELVERMLNGLVKEVTGGSEKITYQGRELDFSLPFKRLDFVTALREKAGLDFDPLDLGKLRAWADEKHPEMRKVPDYKLLDKLSGEYIEPELQSPTFLVDMPLVISPLVKRHRERAGLSERADLFVGGFELAPIYSELNDALDQRARFEAQTARREAGDDEAHQQDEDFLLALEYGMPPTAGMGMGMDRLAMLLTDSDSIRDVLLFPLLRPEAGRPAAQAEAQEEMQG
- a CDS encoding GreA/GreB family elongation factor, which translates into the protein MTNPNTTKQIKLTKEGYERLEKALAQEQERLTEATRIVQEQMENSTDSEDTGLEDAKREKRQVEARIEELEDTLARATVIEGGADDGAVNLGATVVLSNETAKKEMTVKVVSAAEASVRGGDKTPRISDDSPVGRELMGRREGDAFVVNLEGGKQVKYKVKSVSY
- a CDS encoding acyl-CoA dehydrogenase family protein, yielding MIDFSLTDEQKQLQQLARDFARKEIMPVAEEYDRREEMPWDVIKKAHEVGLLNVAVPEHAGGLGLGMVDECIIGEELAYGCMGMFTIMMASELGITPILVGGTEEQQKRFLSPLVEKPALAAFALSEPNNGSDAAGMHTTAVLDGDEWVINGTKMWISNGGEAEVTVVFATTERGAGHKATVALVVPKDAPGFSYNKIKHKMGQRASLTSELVFENVRVPRENQLGGLGDGFKIAMKTLDKTRIPVAAGSVGVARRALDESVKYSKEREAFGKPISSFQALQFKMADMAMGIETGRLMYLKAAWLVDQGLPHGYESAIAKAYCSDMAFDAANEAIQIHGGYGYVGEYPVEKLLRDVKLNQIYEGTNEIQRVVISRSLLKD
- a CDS encoding class I SAM-dependent methyltransferase, producing the protein MTLPHTDWDWAATLRRAAAVRAGVAAQDTTFYRLLHTTETGGLCSLDRIGLIGVLSLYRELSAMQEAALLEALEQPLRELGLQTLYLKRRPEVASHRANTEREYLAPPEPVWGPAVAEAVAMERGVPFLFRPGGDLSVGLFADARPMREWVQAHAAGLRVLNTFAYTCGFGLSAALGGALGVKNVDLSRRVLAWGQENYALSSLSAPDEDFLYGDVFEWLRRLHKRGDRFDLLILDPPSFARRGRQTWQAEKDYAALVKAAALLLAPGGQLLAMTNHAGLPGRAFGRQVAQGLEAAGRRAAGPVRPLEPGADFPGAAHLKAGVWRLS
- a CDS encoding phospho-N-acetylmuramoyl-pentapeptide-transferase, with product MLIAALLSWFLTGLFIQQSKKRGWGQPIRADGPQSHLAKEGTPTAGGVAFTLVTLLVWLVLFLSGQGGDMREALLVLAALGMGLVGGLDDWFKIQSRMKGSGKKELLAREKFPLQILFALIFAYLAAPYASHELVPSLGWVGDIILYTFVMVGAVNAFNFTDGLDGLLAGVAIIVLLPFIAVSPVSALLAAALLGFLWFNAHPAKVFMGDMGSHAIGAIAAGAYILYGDVWLLPIAAIIPVAAVLSVVIQVISFRTRGTRVFKMSPIQHHFELSGWPETQVTQRFWVVTGIATALVWYLLGGRP
- a CDS encoding FAD-dependent oxidoreductase; its protein translation is MSRSLLVVGGGIAGASAAYWAAQSGWRVTVVDAGQAKASEVPSALLNPVRGQSGRVPPRAAEGLAVTWALIRQLTEQGYTVPHGRTGVLRPVPDAATQARFQRNLADLPHEWWLPERAGDLASGWHAALHLPEGGWLDGAALCRALLAASGAQEVTGKVVAAAEGRARLADGRELRADALLWCGGSFGAERRLSVDASQIQSHRAGTLLTLAQAPGGQPLSFGAYLAPAAQGGVLGATFERPAAAWSPPESTLSSLAWLLDKGQRLRPLAGLDVTGSWSGTRLSGLRAGQVGASEWELSGLGSKGYLLGPLLARELVSGL
- the mnmD gene encoding tRNA (5-methylaminomethyl-2-thiouridine)(34)-methyltransferase MnmD, with protein sequence MSSERPTAHELGVADLQPTADGSLTLQSRRFGQTYGSAHGAETQARHVFVEGTGVAGCPRARVLEIGFGVGQNLRATLAARGRRPLDYLAYEYDPVSAEVLTHLTGGEESRAAGAGHPVWQELLLAWPPPAGGELTIGVQEQRLRVRRLDVLEAELPRGWADAVYLDGFSPQANPELWSDEFLARVAGALAPGGVLATYSAAGQVRRALLAAGLHVEKRPGPPGKREFLRAVRPAEVQQ
- a CDS encoding YsnF/AvaK domain-containing protein, producing the protein MTDNLKPGERHLEAVGDQADMTAQGERGAERDLRTEAAGLLADQTDRLVLYEERARVDVVRESRGAVTVRKVVTEREEMVPVTLRSEYLEILVHEGAGRVRMGDQELQPGQTYQVELSTERASVHKEIVPISEVSFEKRAVSEEVQQTVTLRREVLDVEDPQNLVANRSELEGDLR
- a CDS encoding PRC and DUF2382 domain-containing protein; translation: MTNMINDQLVRLSDLSRDDQMTFFNDSDVFNPIGATAYGANGEKIGSVRDALVVANTGAIRFLIVDAGGWFSSKEVLVPVGHARIDDSGVYFDSLTKDQVGAMQEYRYGEAYTDDQYTEDQFVADERVLRGNMDEEQYRQQAYATPDRLQLLEERLTVNKERFKAGSVRIGKHVETRQEQVEVPLQREEVVITRHEVTDGRAVQGARLGEGQQTMQVDLEAERANIGKETFVTEEVEIGKRAVTETQTVTETVGREVLDVDRDGQIDVDSDLNRRS
- a CDS encoding NUDIX hydrolase, which translates into the protein MPPPLLLVWTAVQDAQGRVLLARRCGARVADGLWNLPGGAVEPGEDLRAAALREVREEVGLELDPAQLSSLGVSSFDSFAGTANAAGEVGSAVRGAAFFFRARARQGEPRPLDKTDAVQWADLAQLPSGCLPWLPEALRLHLLQGARLTQQRGAGQAVQWTVLF